From the genome of Solidesulfovibrio carbinolicus, one region includes:
- a CDS encoding PAS domain S-box protein has translation MEFKLFTGLAHNISLLLAVALLFDVTATRWKIGEAKPRQWLVGLLLGAVGLVVMSTPWTLMQGVVFDTRSVLLGISGLFFGLIPTTIAVGITAAYRLHQGGPGAWTGVYVILASGAIGILWRYFRRSGLARLSFGELLIFGLAIHLAMLGLMLTLPSDIAWNVLSKITLPVLLIYPLGTSLLGKLMSSRAAREEEKVKTLESEEKYRALYASVMDPILVAETDTGIIVECNPAAEELFHRSRKELLGMHQSDLHPAGDVVPHTKTPQFCRQVASPDQVQEVRFSRSDGDIRTALVRASVFHLQGRALILGVFHDITERKAFEEALIKSEQKWRHVLLNTPQIGISLDVKAKVLFANQYFLDLTGWREEEILGLDWFDLFIPTDVREQVRSVFNAVMSQQHIHGFSTYENEIMTRSGEKRVISWANALTLDHKGYVIDVTCLGVDVTERRRAEQALRDSEDRYRRLVETANEGIWSINAEHVITLVNHAMAEMLGYEVKEIIGHKVEDFIFPEELDQHTEKMQARHAGASDIYERRLTRKDGSILWTIVSAKALTDDKGTFLGAFAMFTNITERKHMEEKLRANESRLISLVEVLQHPFTEPQEFLDFALHEAIRLTESKLGYIYLYDEETERLTLNSWSRDVMHECTIVKPHTHYQLKGTGVWGEAVRQRSPIVINDFQATHPLKKGYPDGHAKLYSYMTIPVFREGKIVSVVGVANKEGEYTDTDIYQLSLLMDAVWKVLDREEAESTLREREAQLASLSDNLPQGMVYQLDSGTDGTLRHFTYLSAGVMKLHGVSPEQVLADANILYSQIIEEDRAALAERENQAIQSKSTFSAEVRMKMPSGEIRWHLLTSAPRRMLNAHTIWDGVEIDIDDLMKSKEAAENANRAKSEFLANMSHEIRTPLNGVLGMLQLLETAPLGAEEKEYVDEAITASKRLTNLLSDILDLSRIEAGKLNIRIDEFSLADMFDSVDGLLAATARKKDLELRFFLDEQLPSFVLGDEVRLRQILFNLVGNAIKFSDQGTICVQAYLLPFAKVAQERILFMVSDEGIGINDEILGLIFEPFSQGEGNYTRRFQGAGLGLSIVKRLVSLLEGEIAIDSAPGLGTTVYLSLPFGASKKATGAVSLPNIPLSSHPSPAHYKVLLVEDEDINVVTVKALLKKHGYAVIVATDGQQAIEVLSEKDIDLVLMDIRMPIMDGVQATLAIRSGKAGHDKKDVPIIAMTAYAMAGDREKFLAAGMNDYIAKPVDIQDLKEVIKRVLGPR, from the coding sequence GGAGATATTTCCGACGCAGCGGCCTTGCACGCCTTTCTTTTGGGGAACTCCTGATCTTCGGCCTGGCTATCCACTTGGCGATGCTAGGGTTGATGCTGACCCTCCCATCGGACATCGCTTGGAATGTCTTGTCGAAGATTACCCTGCCGGTGTTGCTGATCTATCCTTTGGGCACGTCCCTTTTGGGAAAGCTCATGTCATCCCGGGCCGCTCGAGAAGAGGAGAAGGTCAAAACCCTAGAAAGCGAGGAAAAATATCGCGCTCTGTACGCCTCGGTCATGGACCCAATCCTTGTCGCCGAGACGGATACAGGCATCATCGTCGAGTGCAACCCCGCCGCCGAGGAACTATTTCATCGGTCGCGCAAGGAACTGCTGGGGATGCATCAAAGCGACCTTCATCCGGCCGGGGATGTCGTTCCTCACACAAAGACGCCGCAATTCTGTCGACAAGTAGCATCCCCTGACCAAGTCCAGGAAGTCCGCTTCAGCCGGTCTGACGGCGATATCCGAACAGCCTTGGTTCGTGCCAGCGTTTTTCATCTGCAGGGGCGGGCGCTCATCTTAGGTGTCTTTCACGACATCACCGAACGCAAGGCATTTGAAGAGGCATTGATCAAATCCGAGCAAAAATGGCGTCATGTCCTGCTCAATACCCCGCAAATAGGTATCTCTCTTGACGTCAAGGCCAAGGTCCTTTTTGCCAACCAGTATTTTCTTGACCTGACGGGATGGCGCGAAGAAGAGATCTTGGGGCTAGATTGGTTTGATCTTTTCATCCCGACCGACGTTCGCGAGCAAGTCCGAAGTGTCTTTAATGCCGTCATGTCACAGCAGCACATTCATGGTTTCTCTACATATGAAAACGAAATCATGACGCGCTCTGGAGAAAAGCGTGTCATCTCTTGGGCAAACGCCCTGACTTTGGACCACAAGGGCTACGTTATAGACGTCACCTGCCTTGGCGTGGATGTGACTGAGCGCCGCAGAGCTGAGCAGGCTCTTCGAGACAGCGAAGATCGCTACAGACGCCTAGTCGAGACCGCAAACGAAGGCATTTGGTCAATCAATGCCGAGCATGTGATTACACTCGTTAACCACGCCATGGCCGAAATGCTCGGATATGAAGTCAAAGAAATAATAGGACACAAGGTAGAAGATTTCATTTTTCCAGAAGAGCTTGACCAGCATACTGAAAAGATGCAAGCCCGGCATGCCGGAGCAAGCGACATATATGAACGCAGACTGACACGCAAAGATGGATCTATTCTTTGGACTATTGTTTCTGCAAAGGCCCTAACAGACGACAAAGGAACCTTCCTCGGCGCGTTCGCCATGTTCACAAACATTACCGAGCGCAAACACATGGAGGAGAAGCTACGCGCCAACGAGTCACGTTTAATCAGCCTGGTCGAGGTTCTACAGCATCCATTCACTGAACCTCAAGAGTTCCTCGACTTTGCCCTCCACGAAGCGATCCGTCTCACAGAAAGCAAACTCGGTTATATCTACCTCTACGACGAGGAAACTGAGCGCCTCACCCTGAATTCTTGGTCAAGGGACGTCATGCATGAGTGCACAATCGTAAAACCCCATACCCACTACCAATTAAAAGGTACCGGGGTGTGGGGTGAAGCTGTGCGCCAACGATCACCTATTGTCATCAACGATTTTCAAGCAACCCATCCATTGAAAAAAGGCTACCCTGATGGCCACGCAAAGCTATATTCCTACATGACTATTCCCGTTTTCAGGGAAGGAAAAATCGTTTCTGTCGTGGGAGTCGCTAACAAGGAAGGCGAGTACACCGACACCGACATTTATCAACTCAGCCTGCTCATGGATGCTGTATGGAAGGTGCTCGACCGCGAAGAAGCCGAATCAACTCTTCGTGAAAGAGAAGCACAGTTGGCCTCCCTGAGCGACAACCTCCCCCAAGGCATGGTCTATCAGCTAGACAGTGGAACAGACGGCACCCTACGCCACTTTACCTATTTGAGCGCGGGGGTCATGAAACTCCACGGAGTCTCCCCGGAGCAGGTTTTGGCTGACGCAAATATTCTTTACAGTCAAATTATTGAAGAAGACAGGGCGGCTCTAGCTGAACGAGAAAACCAAGCTATACAAAGCAAGTCGACGTTTAGCGCTGAAGTTCGCATGAAAATGCCATCAGGCGAAATTCGCTGGCATCTTCTCACCTCAGCGCCGCGACGCATGCTGAACGCCCACACCATTTGGGATGGCGTCGAAATCGATATCGATGACCTCATGAAATCCAAGGAAGCTGCAGAGAACGCCAACCGCGCCAAGTCCGAATTCTTGGCGAACATGAGCCATGAGATCAGGACACCGCTCAACGGCGTCTTGGGCATGCTTCAGCTTCTCGAGACAGCCCCTCTCGGCGCAGAGGAAAAAGAGTATGTCGACGAGGCAATTACAGCCTCAAAACGATTGACAAATCTTCTTTCGGACATCCTTGATCTCTCACGAATTGAGGCTGGAAAACTCAACATCAGAATTGACGAGTTCTCTTTAGCGGACATGTTCGATTCCGTTGACGGACTACTCGCAGCTACGGCTCGTAAGAAAGATTTGGAACTGCGCTTCTTCCTTGATGAACAATTGCCTTCATTTGTTCTCGGGGACGAGGTTCGGCTCAGACAGATACTCTTTAACCTTGTCGGAAACGCGATAAAGTTTTCTGACCAAGGAACTATTTGCGTCCAGGCCTACCTGCTGCCATTTGCAAAAGTTGCACAAGAACGAATCTTGTTCATGGTTAGCGATGAAGGCATTGGAATCAACGACGAAATTCTTGGACTTATTTTCGAGCCTTTCTCACAGGGTGAGGGGAATTACACTCGCCGTTTTCAAGGAGCAGGACTTGGACTTTCCATTGTCAAACGACTTGTCAGTCTATTAGAAGGTGAAATTGCCATCGATAGCGCTCCAGGGCTGGGAACGACCGTTTACCTGTCATTGCCTTTTGGGGCTTCAAAAAAGGCAACCGGAGCCGTTTCTCTCCCAAATATACCTTTGTCTTCGCATCCTTCCCCTGCCCACTACAAGGTTTTGCTTGTGGAGGACGAAGACATCAACGTTGTCACTGTCAAGGCATTATTGAAAAAGCACGGCTACGCCGTCATTGTCGCCACGGACGGACAACAGGCCATAGAAGTTCTTTCAGAAAAGGACATAGACCTTGTTTTGATGGACATCAGGATGCCCATCATGGATGGCGTGCAGGCCACCTTGGCAATTCGGTCAGGAAAAGCAGGGCATGACAAAAAGGATGTTCCCATCATTGCCATGACGGCTTATGCCATGGCTGGAGACCGTGAGAAGTTTCTTGCGGCGGGAATGAATGACTACATCGCCAAACCTGTGGACATACAAGACTTAAAAGAAGTCATCAAACGAGTTCTTGGCCCCAGATGA
- a CDS encoding CoA transferase, giving the protein MDILRGIRVVNLALNLPGPLAANRLAHMGAEVIKVEPPAGDPMELYSAAWYREMAAGQELVRLDMKTPEGQARCGELFAGADLLITSNRPSVLARLHIDWETLHPRFPTLCQVAIFGYPEPRGDVAGHDLTYQAALGLLYPPNLPRTLLADMAGAERAVSTALGLLFARERFGRSGFAKVVLSDAALEAAAPLRYGLTRPGGLFGGGSPEYNIYPAKDGFVAVAALEPRFRERLFAYLGGVSTAGELSTIFASRNADEWERLGEEVDIPIVKVLAAEGTYVADRRRWRR; this is encoded by the coding sequence ATGGATATCTTGCGCGGCATTCGGGTCGTCAATCTTGCCCTCAATCTCCCTGGCCCCCTGGCGGCGAATCGCCTCGCCCACATGGGGGCAGAAGTGATCAAGGTCGAACCGCCAGCCGGCGATCCCATGGAACTCTACAGCGCCGCATGGTACCGGGAAATGGCGGCAGGGCAGGAACTTGTCCGGCTGGACATGAAAACGCCGGAAGGGCAAGCGCGATGCGGCGAACTGTTCGCCGGAGCCGACCTGCTCATAACTTCCAACCGCCCATCGGTGCTCGCCAGGCTGCATATCGACTGGGAAACGCTGCACCCGAGGTTCCCAACCCTCTGTCAGGTTGCCATCTTTGGTTACCCGGAGCCTCGCGGCGACGTGGCTGGTCACGATCTTACCTATCAGGCGGCCCTTGGGCTTTTGTATCCGCCGAACCTGCCCCGCACGCTTCTGGCCGACATGGCTGGCGCGGAGCGGGCTGTTTCCACAGCGCTTGGGCTGTTGTTCGCGCGCGAGCGTTTTGGGCGAAGCGGCTTTGCGAAGGTGGTGCTGTCGGACGCCGCATTAGAGGCGGCCGCCCCCTTGAGGTACGGGCTTACCCGTCCTGGCGGACTGTTCGGCGGCGGATCGCCGGAATACAATATCTATCCGGCGAAGGACGGTTTCGTCGCTGTTGCTGCCCTGGAGCCACGTTTCCGCGAGCGGCTGTTCGCCTATCTCGGCGGGGTGAGTACGGCCGGGGAACTCAGCACGATCTTCGCGTCCAGGAACGCTGACGAATGGGAACGACTCGGAGAAGAAGTCGACATTCCGATCGTCAAGGTCCTTGCCGCAGAGGGGACGTATGTTGCCGACCGTAGGCGTTGGCGGCGTTGA
- a CDS encoding GNAT family N-acetyltransferase, with translation MDRDALIVAHRLGDSEVPPDQDYAICLISPQDALGVARLTYSVYGDQHPFDYVYDPSEIAQRYASGAQHAVVAKSSQGHVLGMIGIYRCSPWPRLFELAQLMILKNQRSKGMARDLWLQAMERLPGMAQAGAIFGEAVCTHTFSQRMCETTGMIPCGIAMDAIPAKAYSDDYRHGDRTSLVLTVKPMLFTPQTVHLPAAYRAAYVDFCARAGLNRQIEDFSQATLPESSRVEIIDFEKAACIKVWVHEPGRDLERIVSDLERKAGDDGIVQVIFDLGRPDAPAGIAALNSRGYYFGGFMPYWFETDALMLQRRRSPSSFQDLRLYGDSVQAVVALAERDQRRVTMSQAGWGKASKG, from the coding sequence ATGGACCGCGACGCCTTGATCGTGGCGCACCGCCTGGGAGACAGCGAAGTCCCCCCGGATCAGGATTATGCCATCTGCCTGATTTCCCCCCAGGATGCGCTCGGTGTCGCCCGGCTGACCTACAGCGTCTATGGCGACCAACATCCCTTCGATTACGTTTACGATCCTTCCGAGATCGCCCAACGGTACGCCTCGGGAGCCCAGCACGCCGTGGTGGCCAAATCCAGTCAGGGCCACGTGCTCGGCATGATCGGCATCTACCGATGCTCGCCCTGGCCGCGTCTGTTTGAACTTGCCCAGCTCATGATCCTCAAAAACCAGCGCAGCAAGGGCATGGCCCGCGATCTCTGGCTTCAGGCCATGGAACGGCTGCCAGGCATGGCACAAGCCGGGGCGATTTTCGGCGAGGCCGTGTGCACCCACACCTTTTCGCAGCGCATGTGCGAAACCACCGGCATGATTCCCTGTGGCATAGCCATGGACGCCATTCCTGCCAAAGCCTATTCCGACGACTACCGGCACGGGGACCGGACGTCGCTCGTGTTGACCGTCAAGCCCATGCTCTTCACCCCGCAGACCGTCCACCTGCCCGCCGCCTACCGCGCGGCCTACGTCGACTTTTGCGCCAGGGCCGGCCTGAACAGACAGATCGAAGACTTTTCCCAAGCGACTTTGCCCGAGTCTTCGCGGGTCGAGATCATCGATTTCGAGAAAGCCGCCTGCATCAAGGTCTGGGTTCACGAGCCGGGTCGCGATCTGGAAAGGATCGTGTCCGACCTGGAACGCAAGGCCGGAGACGACGGCATCGTCCAGGTGATTTTCGATCTGGGGCGGCCGGATGCTCCGGCGGGAATAGCGGCGCTCAATTCGCGGGGCTATTATTTCGGCGGCTTCATGCCCTACTGGTTTGAGACGGACGCCCTCATGTTGCAGCGTCGCAGGTCACCGTCGTCATTCCAAGATCTTCGGCTGTACGGGGACTCAGTCCAGGCCGTCGTCGCCCTGGCCGAACGCGATCAACGCCGCGTCACGATGAGCCAGGCGGGCTGGGGCAAGGCTTCAAAGGGATAG